The following are from one region of the Corylus avellana chromosome ca1, CavTom2PMs-1.0 genome:
- the LOC132167852 gene encoding 2-hydroxyisoflavanone dehydratase-like yields the protein MASSGSEITHKFRYFDVYKDGRVVLRHPITEKIPPSDDPLTGVRSKDVIISSEPPVSARIFLPKSADTTQKLPLLFYVHGGGFCKQSAFSRKYHNFLNTFVAEANVVAVSVEYGLFPTRPIPACYEDSWSGLQWVASHSNGKGPEPWLNDHADFQRVFVAGDSAGGNISHTLLVRVGSIGLPGVKVVGAVLVHPYFGGTEFDQMWLYMCPTNSGLEDPRMSPNAGDLAKLGCKRVLVFVAENDDLMDPGKRYYEELKKSGWAGSVEIVENSGEKHCFHLLNLKYEKAVDLIKKLVSFVKQE from the coding sequence ATGGCTTCCAGTGGCTCAGAAATCACCCACAAGTTCCGTTACTTCGATGTATACAAAGACGGCCGTGTGGTGCTACGCCACCCCATCACTGAGAAAATCCCACCCTCCGATGACCCGCTCACCGGTGTCCGATCAAAGGACGTCATCATTTCATCCGAACCCCCGGTGTCCGCCCGTATCTTTCTACCCAAATCTGCTGACACGACCCAGAAACTCCCTCTCCTATTCTACGTGCATGGCGGTGGTTTCTGCAAGCAATCCGCTTTCTCTCGCAAGTACCATAATTTCCTCAACACATTCGTCGCGGAAGCTAATGTCGTCGCCGTCTCAGTCGAGTACGGTCTATTCCCGACCCGACCAATACCCGCTTGCTACGAGGACTCGTGGTCCGGGCTCCAGTGGGTGGCATCCCATAGTAATGGGAAAGGACCCGAGCCGTGGTTGAACGATCATGCCGATTTTCAACGAGTTTTTGTTGCGGGAGATAGCGCCGGAGGGAACATATCGCATACTCTGTTGGTTCGGGTAGGGTCGATCGGGTTACCCGGAGTGAAGGTGGTTGGGGCGGTTCTGGTTCACCCATATTTTGGAGGTACAGAATTTGATCAAATGTGGCTGTACATGTGTCCAACCAATAGCGGGTTGGAGGATCCTAGGATGAGTCCGAATGCAGGGGATTTAGCCAAGTTGGGGTGTAAGAGGGTGTTGGTTTTTGTGGCGGAGAATGACGATTTGATGGATCCGGGTAAACGGTACTatgaagaattgaagaaaagtGGGTGGGCAGGATCCGTGGAGATTGTAGAGAATTCAGGGGAGAAGCACTGCTTCCATTTGCTCAATCTCAAGTATGAAAAGGCTGTGGATTTGATTAAAAAGTTGGTTTCTTTTGTTAAACAAGAGTAG
- the LOC132166970 gene encoding 2-hydroxyisoflavanone dehydratase-like — MASSDSEITHKFHFFDVYKDGHVVLHRPFTEKIPAYDDPLTGVRSKDVIISSDPPVSARIFLPKSADPTQKLPLLFYVHGGGFCMQSAFSAQYHDFVKTIVAEANVVAVSVEYGLFPTRPIPACYEDSWAGLQWVASHSNGNGPEPWLNDHADFQRVYVGGDSAGGNISHTLAFRAGSIGLPEVKLVGAVLVHPYFGGTEDDHMWLYMCPTNSGLEDPRMKPNAGDLAKLGCERVLVFVAEKDHLMDPGKRYYEELKKSGWAGSVEIVENLGEEHCFHLFNPKYEKSVDLIKKFISFVKQD; from the coding sequence ATGGCCTCCAGTGACTCAGAAATCACCCACAAGTTCCATTTCTTCGATGTATACAAAGATGGCCATGTGGTGCTACACCGCCCCTTCACTGAGAAAATCCCAGCCTACGATGACCCGCTCACCGGTGTCCGATCAAAAGACGTCATCATCTCATCGGACCCCCCGGTATCCGCCCGTATCTTTCTACCCAAATCTGCTGACCCGACCCAGAAACTCCCTCTCCTATTCTACGTGCACGGCGGTGGCTTCTGCATGCAATCCGCTTTCTCTGCCCAGTACCATGATTTCGTCAAGACAATCGTCGCCGAAGCTAATGTCGTCGCCGTCTCGGTCGAGTACGGCCTATTCCCGACCCGACCAATACCCGCTTGTTACGAGGACTCCTGGGCTGGGCTCCAGTGGGTTGCATCCCACAGTAATGGAAACGGACCCGAGCCATGGCTGAACGATCATGCAGATTTTCAACGAGTTTATGTCGGCGGAGATAGTGCCGGAGGGAACATATCACATACTTTGGCGTTTCGGGCCGGGTCTATCGGGTTACCCGAAGTGAAGTTGGTTGGGGCGGTACTGGTTCACCCGTATTTTGGAGGAACGGAAGATGATCACATGTGGCTGTACATGTGTCCGACAAACAGTGGGTTGGAGGATCCTAGGATGAAGCCGAATGCAGGGGATCTAGCCAAGTTGGGGTGCGAGAGGGTGTTGGTTTTTGTGGCTGAGAAGGACCATTTGATGGATCCGGGTAAGCGGTACTatgaagaattgaagaaaagtGGGTGGGCCGGATCCGTGGAGATTGTAGAGAATTTAGGGGAGGAGCACTGCTTCCATTTGTTCAACCCCAAATATGAAAAGTCTGtggatttgattaaaaaattcatttctttTGTTAAACAAGATTAG
- the LOC132168514 gene encoding zinc finger BED domain-containing protein RICESLEEPER 2-like produces MTALDLTVTEMGIEYWAIKYSITIFLFIPKSPHDPSPLYTRVYEPDASFMENTFQLNAFNDVNLGDDSLTANPTPGYGVSASTECTPDEHVNLVSPVVVESGDGLRMGIGLGLGHLTACVKFVELNSLKKQKTLSFEPSDDNDDLGTLTNFTFNQKKVRELAAHMILLHEYPFNMMEHELFNKFMRACTPYWKKISLATVKSDCIAIYNIGKKKLKTLLSGIDRVNITTDMWTSSQRVSYMVVTCHFVDSNWLLQKRILNFCNVPPPHSGVVIAEALRNSFIEWGILDKVLTITVDNASANSAAIDILRDDFELRCSLPIGGLMFHVRCCAHITNLLVQAGLSEIGDIIDSVRQGIKYIVASKRRLIAFSDIAKRLDLGSNKLILDVPTSWNSTYLMLKTAIRFKEVFPRYHRVEQAFLWVVTPEQWDKVENVNQVLAVFNDVTNVVSGSDYPTSNLFLPEVWRMKEIVDIKALDMNEYMRLMSAKMSDKFDKYWGESNMVMALVAMLDPRYKMKLIRFCFPIIYPLDIRGDNIKAVLSTLKELFKVYVVAHNASIVQQQVAAEVSAATTSIASVTEEASGGRSRFRQHSQGSGSLAKNGQNPFGSHGG; encoded by the exons ATGACTGCTCTTGATCTGACTGTGACGGAAATGGGAATCGAGTACTGGGCTATCAAGTACTCGATTACCATTTTCTTATTCATTCCCAAATCCCCCCATGATCCATCCCCCTTATATACTCGAGTGTATGAACCTGATGCATCAT tTATGGAGAATACATTTCAACTCAATGCATTCAATGATGTTAATTTGGGTGATGATTCACTTACTGCCAACCCTACTCCTGGATATGGTGTGTCTGCTAGCACTGAATGCACACCAGATGAACATGTTAATCTGGTTTCTCCTGTTGTTGTTGAATCTGGGGATGGGCTGAGGATGGGGATAGGGCTGGGGCTGGG GCATTTAACTGCTTGTGTAAAGTTTGTGGAGTTGAATAGCCTTAAAAAGCAAAAGACTTTGTCATTTGAACCTAGTGATGACAATGATGATTTAGGAACCCTGACAAACTTTACTTTCAATCAGAAGAAAGTTAGAGAACTTGCTGCCCATATGATACTTCTACATGAATATCCATTTAATATGATGGAGCATGAACTTTTTAACAAGTTCATGAGGGCTTGCACACCATACTGGAAAAAAATTAGCCTTGCCACTGTAAAAAGTGATTGCATTGCCATTTATAACATtggaaagaaaaagttgaaaacacTTCTAAGTGGGATTGATAGGGTAAACATAACTACTGATATGTGGACCTCCTCCCAAAGGGTTTCATATATGGTGGTTACTTGCCATTTTGTGGATTCTAATTGGCTACTCCAAAagaggattttaaatttttgtaatgtaccTCCTCCACATTCGGGTGTTGTTATTGCTGAAGCCTTAAGAAACAGTTTTATTGAATGGGGCATTTTGGATAAAGTACTTACAATAACTGTTGATAATGCTAGTGCTAATTCTGCTGCCATTGACATTTTGAGAGATGATTTTGAGTTGAGGTGTAGTTTGCCTATTGGGGGGCTTATGTTTCATGTTAGGTGTTGTGCTCATATTACCAATTTGTTGGTGCAAGCAGGGCTTTCAGAAATAGGGGACATAATAGATTCTGTTAGGCAGGGGATTAAATATATAGTGGCTTCTAAGAGGCGGTTGATTGCATTTAGTGATATAGCAAAGCGTTTGGACTTGGGTTCTAATAAACTTATTTTAGATGTTCCTACCAGTTGGAATAGCACCTACTTGATGTTGAAGACTGCAATTAGGTTCAAGGAAGTGTTTCCTAGATACCATAGAGTAGAACAGGCTTTTCTGTGGGTTGTAACTCCTGAACAGTGGGATAAGGTTGAGAATGTGAACCAAGTTTTAGCTGTTTTCAATGATGTGACCAATGTTGTCTCTGGAAGTGACTACCCTACATCCAATCTGTTTCTACCTGAGGTGtggagaatgaaagaaattgtgGATATTAAGGCTTTGGATATGAATGAATATATGAGATTAATGTCAGCGAAGATGAGtgataaatttgataagtattggggtgaATCTAATATGGTGATGGCCTTAGTTGCTATGTTGGATCCTagatacaaaatgaagttgattAGGTTCTGTTTTCCTATCATTTATCCACTTGATATTCGTGGTGATAACATAAAGGCTGTGTTGAGTACTTTGAAAGAGTTGTTTAAGGTTTATGTTGTTGCCCATAATGCATCTATCGTTCAACAACAAGTAGCTGCTGAAGTCAGTGCTGCTACTACTTCAATTGCCTCTGTTACAGAGGAAGCTTCTGGTGGCAGATCACGGTTTAGGCAACAT TCACAAGGCTCAGGCTCTTTGGCCAAGAACGGGCAGAACCCTTTTGGGTCTCATGGTGGTTGA
- the LOC132165618 gene encoding 2-hydroxyisoflavanone dehydratase-like, protein MASSDSETTHKFHFFDVYKDGHVVLHRPFTEKIPAYDDPLTGVRSKDVIISSDPPVSARIFLPKSADPTQKLPLLFYVHGGGFCMQSAFSAQYHDFVKTIVAEANVVAVSVEYGLFPTRPIPACYEDSWAGLQWVASHSNGNGPEPWLNDHADFQRVYVGGDSAGGNISHTLAFRAGSIGLPGVKLVGAVLVHPYFGGTEDDHMWLYMCPTNSGLEDPRMKPNAGDLAKLGCERVLVFVAEKDHLMDPGKRYYEELKKSGWAGSVEIVENLGEEHCFHLFNPKYEKAVDLIKKFISFVKQD, encoded by the coding sequence ATGGCCTCCAGTGACTCAGAAACCACCCACAAGTTCCATTTCTTCGATGTATACAAAGATGGCCATGTGGTGCTACACCGCCCCTTCACTGAGAAAATCCCAGCCTACGATGACCCGCTCACCGGTGTCCGATCAAAAGACGTCATCATCTCATCGGACCCCCCGGTATCCGCCCGTATCTTTCTACCCAAATCTGCTGACCCGACCCAGAAACTCCCTCTCCTATTCTACGTGCACGGCGGTGGCTTCTGCATGCAATCCGCTTTCTCTGCCCAGTACCATGATTTCGTCAAGACAATCGTCGCCGAAGCTAATGTCGTCGCCGTCTCGGTCGAGTACGGCCTATTCCCGACCCGACCAATACCCGCTTGTTACGAGGACTCCTGGGCCGGGCTCCAGTGGGTCGCATCCCACAGTAATGGAAACGGACCCGAGCCATGGCTGAACGATCATGCAGATTTTCAACGAGTTTATGTCGGCGGAGATAGTGCCGGAGGGAACATATCACATACTTTGGCGTTTCGGGCCGGGTCTATCGGGTTACCCGGAGTGAAGTTGGTTGGGGCGGTACTGGTTCACCCGTATTTTGGAGGAACGGAAGATGATCACATGTGGCTGTACATGTGTCCGACAAACAGTGGGTTGGAGGATCCTAGGATGAAGCCGAATGCTGGGGATCTAGCCAAGTTGGGGTGCGAGAGGGTGTTGGTTTTTGTGGCTGAGAAGGACCATTTGATGGATCCGGGTAAGCGGTACTAcgaagaattgaagaaaagtGGGTGGGCAGGATCCGTGGAGATTGTAGAGAATTTAGGGGAGGAGCACTGCTTCCATTTGTTCAACCCCAAATATGAAAAGGCTGtggatttgattaaaaaattcatttctttTGTTAAACAAGATTAG